One Peromyscus eremicus chromosome 17, PerEre_H2_v1, whole genome shotgun sequence genomic window, tagcaCAGTGGATACatgtagaaaaataatttaatagacAGGCAGCCTCAGGTTCCCTCTGGCCTGGTCACAGGTCATGTGAGACCCCTAGCAGGGCCCCTTGCTTCTCTGGCACTGGAGCACAGGGCGGGTGGCAGCCCAGGTGTGCTCTCAGGCTGCATCAGAGGCCTCACACCCACCCCTGTCTCCAGGCAGACTTTCTGAAAGGCTTGCCGGTCTACAACAAGAGCAACTTCAGCAGGTTCCACGCGGACTCCGTGTGCAAGGCCTCGGTGagtgtggggctgggggtggCATCACTGTCCTGAGGGTGAGGGTTGCCAGCTAACCCACCGCTCCCCGTTCACAGAACCGCCGTCCCTCAGTGTACCTGCCGACCCGAGAGTACCCGTCAGAACAAAGTGAGTACTGCAGCGCGTCGGCCTCCACGGCAGCTAGGAAGGGCCTGTGGAGGGGCAAGGCTGGTGTCTGCAGGGGCTTGGGTGGCCCAGGCTGTCTGCATAGCAAGACTGTAAGCTGGGACTGAGCTGGGAGGTAGAGCCCTGGGCTCCATTGTGAACCAGCGCTCtggacaggaggaggagaagtttAAACCTGACTCTAGATCCTGGAATCCATGAGAAAGCCAGGCGCCTCAGCAGGGGTCTGTAACTGGAGTCCACCCCTATCAGGCAGGCCAGGGCCAGCACCAGAGTTGATCTCTGGCCAAGGCAGGTGCGCACCCACACACATCCTCATGCCCAGAAAGACCACAAGTCAAGGACCGTGGCCGTGGAAGTGGTGAAGGCAGTGACCGTACTGGGCCTGTGGGCAGTGATGTCCAGGCCATGGGCTGTGGCCTAGGAGAACAAGGGCCTGGTGCTTTAACTGCCAAGAAAGAATctagaagccagatgtggtggcgcacacctctaatccaagcacttgagaggcagaggcaggtggatttctgggagtttgaggccagcctggtctacagatcgagttccaggtcagccagagttacatagtaagaccctgtcttaaaagttaacaaaccagggctggagagatggctcagaggttaagagcatcagctgctcttccagaggtcctgagttcaattcccagcacccacatggtggctcacaaccatctgtaatgagatctggtgccctcttctggcctgcaggcatacacacagaacactgtatacataataaataaataaatctttttaaaaaatattaacaaaccAAAAACTCTGAAGTCTGAAgtccacaagatggctcagtgggtaaggtgctggCCACCGGGCATGGGAGCCTGACGGTCCCCAGAAGCCACacggtaggaggagagaaccgattcccacagttgttctctgaccagTGTGTGCACCCACCTAGCACAGATGAACAGCACGCAAGAGGCTGTGTAGACTGAGGGTTAGCGTTGGCTCCTGCTGCAGGGATCTGAGCCCAGGCCCCAGCGCCACAGCAGGCCTCACCAagagatccgatgccctcttgtggcttccTGGGACACATGcataacccccccacacacacacatacacaaatttaaaataataaaaataaattctaaaaaataaaatgaatctaattcgagtggtggtggtgcacgcctttaatcccagcacttgggaggcagagccaggcggatctctgtgagttcaaggccagcctggtctacagagtgagttccaggacaggctccaaagctacacagagaaaccctgtctcgaaaaacaaacaaacaaacaaacaaactgaatcTGTCCTGGAAAGGAGCAAGACTCAAGAGTAGTGCAGTTCCCTGGCATGAGCAAGGCCGTGGTTCATCCCTAGCACCCAGACCCCACCGTAGCCCTCGTGTTTCCGTTGCCTCTGGTGTCTCACAGCATGGTGGTGTCTCAGATGAGCCCTGGGAGAATATAGGAGACGGGAGGCCCCACAGCAGGGTGCTGGCCTGTGTCCTGAGCCTGGGCTCCATCCTTGGCACCAAAATCAGGACAAAACCAGCTGCTCCAAGCAGGCTGCCCGGGGAGGTCCTAGCCCAGGAGCCTGAGGATGGATTTCCCCGGGTGGACCGCAGGGCAGCAGTGCCTGAGGGTGTGACTCGGAGCCGAGTGCTCAGGAGGGAAGCAGCGGTTTTCTCATACTTCTGATAAGGGGtactgagtttgaaccccagaaaAAGGAGGCAGGCCTGGAGGCCAAGTGGAGGTCCCAGCACCTCcatctttctcattctctctttttGCTTCTCAGTCATTGTGACAGAAAAGACGAACATCCTCCTGCGGTACCTGCACCAGCAATGGGACAAAAAGGCAAGGTTCTtggcaggggctggggatgtTTGAGTGGGGCCGTGAGAGTTGAATAGGAGTTCTTCAGGTGGCCAGTATTGGGAGAAGTATTCCAGTGGGCATGCTCTTGGGGTCCTAgtgcttgggagactgaggatGAACCCGGGGCATTCCTCACTGCGCAGCTAGCACCCAGTCGCCAGCCAAGTCtcttgtttttgtcattttactGTAATGGTGAGATGTACGTATGACAGAAAGTTCACCTGGCACGGTACATGCCCGTCACCCCAGCCCTCGGGAAGCTGATGGAGTGTTTGCGGTCAGCTTGACAGTACGAGACCGTGAatctgtgtttttgagacaggtctcattgtgagcccagggtggccttgtactaacagtgatcctcctgcatctgactcccaagtgataGGCTACAGGCTTGTGCTGCCTCATCCAGCTTAGATACTGTGTAAAAAGTACCTTGCAGGATGTTCCCATGTGGCTGGTGGCTCCTGTAGACCTTTGAGAAAGGGTCATGACCTTTGAGAAAGGGTCGTGGGGACGCAGAGgatcttttgagtttgaggccagcctggtttacatagtttcagaacagccagagctatgtagagaccctgtctcaaaaaaacgaaaacaaaaaaaccccacaaggagggagaaaggaccATGCTGTTGGCCGTCCTCACTCcggcctctcccccaccccctccagaaTGCCGCCAAGAAGAGAGACCAAGAGCAGGTAGAGGCGGAGGGCGAGAGCTCAGCGCCACCCCGCAAGGTGGCCAGGACTGACAGCCCCGACATGCCTGAGGACACCTAGACCCCACGCAGCGCCCCACGTCTGTCTGCTCTGTCCGCTCCCGCCCGCCTCCCACACCCAGCCCGCGCCCTCCAACCTCCAACCTCATAGGACCCGTGTATTTATTTTCCTTGAGTTTTTATTTATGCTGTAACTCGTGTCAAGCATTGGTTAAAGGGACATCAGGCCTAGCCGTGAGGTGTCGGTAGACGCTATTTTAAAGCACAGTGGTGTCCCCCACCGGCCACCCGCCAGAGACCACGTCGGGGTCCAGAGCCCAGGGCGGCCTGGTTTCCCAACACACCGAGCGGCCTTCGCGCCCCTTCCCACCCGCAGACCGGCCGGGTCTCGGTGCCCGGGCCTCACTCTGAGCCCACGCCAGGGCAGGAGAGAGCTGGCCTTTCTGGATCTTTCTCTTAAGTCATTTTATCATGGACTAGCCCGTGCTCCGCGTCCACCCCAATAAAAGGATCTTTCCTACTCCACCCGGCGTCTTTGGTCCACACACCTCGGCTGGAGCCACTGGGACCTGAGTGGCTGGCGTGGGGCTGCCACACCTCCCTGCCCAGGGGTCCTTGGGGTCACATTTCGTTGGGAGacagagcccaggacagtgcCACAGGGCACTGGACATCATGTGGGAGGGTCACCAGCCAGCATTAATCCGGGGAACACGGGTTGGGAGGAGGGCTGAGGTGGCCACACTGTCCTGGGGGGTAGGGAAGCTACCTGGGCTAGAGTGGCTGTGGCCCTCAGTGGCATGGCACACGCTGCAGGTACGGAGTTGGGGGGTTCCTGCACACAGGCTGGACCCTGCTTGTGGTCAAGGCCAAAGCGTCCGTGTTCCCCAGGGTGGTTACCCGGCTGCGGCCCTGCCGACTCAGGCCAGTTCTGACCCTGGTAGCAGTTTAGCCTCCTCACACAGTGACTGGGCCCCGGCAGCCATCCCCGTTAACCCTTGTGTGCCCTGCTCACTTTCATACACACTGGCGTTTCTGCCACCCTCAGGCCGGGGTCCAAATTCTGCCTTCCCACGACACTGCCTTTGCTGTGCAGCCTCGGGAGTGCCACCTGGGGCTCCCAGTGCCCTGCAGGCTGGCCAGGGTGACCTCTGGTACCGACTCTGCCCTGGGCACCCACCCCCACGCGTGCTCCATCCCTGTGCCCCATCTGGGGCGTAGGGTGCCATGTACGTGCATCTGGACCCAGACCGAGGGGTTCCCTGGGCCCTCTAGAGGCCTCATCCCGGGAGAACCAGGGTGCTCAGCCACCAGCTACGGTCCCCCGAGGTCCCTCCACCGCTCTGACCTCGAGCACTGTTGAAATAGACTTTATTGCATTTCTGCCGTTTTacaaaaatatgacaaaataaattaaaaacaaataaataaccgcCCATCCTGTGTACTTTTCTGTACTGTGGGGTTCCGCTCGTGGCCCCCATCCTGGTCGAGGGGACGGCAGGGGCGTGGCGGGGCTAGTGGCGGGCTGCGGGCCAGCAGGCGGGCTGCGCGGGCCGCGCGGGGGCTTCCGCGGGGCCGGGGACGCGGGGCGGGTTGTCGCCGCAGCCCCAGGGCGCGTCCCAGCGCCAGCAGCCGGCGGGCGGCGAGGCGAGCCCTGCGGAGGGAGAGCGCGGTTCGCGGGGCCCCACGGTGCCCACGGCCCTCGCGACGCGCGCCCCGGTTAAGGCCTGTGACCTGCGTCCTCGGGCCGAGGTTCTGGCTCGGCGGCCGCAGGCTCGTCCCCGGCGCTcctgtgcgcgcgcgcgcctcCCCCGGGGGCCCCGTTGGCCGCGGACTCGCGCGCCGTGAAGGCGAACAGCTTCCCGGGCCGCGGCGGGGACGGGCCGCGCTCGGGCGCCTTGAGGAAGCGCAGGCTGAGGAAGGCGGGCAGGCGCGTGTCCGCGGGCGAGCGCGGCGGGGGCGCGCAGCCGGCGGGCGCGGGCGGCCGGGCCTGCAGCGGGATGATCTGCTTCAGCCGCAGCACCGGGCCGGGCGGCAGCAGCGCTCCGGGCCTTCGGGGCCGCTCGCCGCCCTTGGCCTTGGCCGCGCCGCGCTCCGCCGCGGGGTCGGGACCCGGGGCCTCCGCGCGCGCCTCCTCGCGGCCGCCCGCGTCGCGCTCCCGCCGCGCCTGCTGCTCCGCGTGCCGCTgccgctcctcctcctcccgccgTCGCCGCTGCTGTTGCTGGAAGCGCTGCTGCGCCTGGCGCTCGTGCCGCTGCGGGGAGACACGGCCTGAGCGCCCCGACACCTGACCTGGCCACCCGGTGCCCGAGGAACTGGGAGAAGGCCGAGAAACGCTGGGTCCGCTGCTCAGAGAGCAGGGCACGTGGGGGGCCGTAGACCTCCAGCCCCCGCTTTCTCAAAGGAATCGCGTCCTCCCCTGCccctttctttgtgtgtttctgagacaaggtttcattgtgtagctggAATTTAGAATTCAGAATCTTCCAGCCTCAACTTCCcagggctggggtcacaggtatgagccaccactcaGGGCCCCGTCAATATAAATTAACTAAAATTCTGTTTGGAACTGATGAGGATCAGCAGTGAGGCCCTAGCCTAGGAGccttcagtgaggggctgggggcgtggctcaggtaGAGTGACAGCCTAGGACCCTGGCTCTTAGAGTCTTCCCTAGAAGGTGCAGCTCCTTAGCCTTTCCTGCAGTTTGCAGAGGAGTTTGGCAGAGGCGGACTGGCAATCTGAAGAATGAGCATTCTTGAGATCTTGGAGCTTGTGCCGACAAGAATCTAGACAACACCCGCTACTGTGAGCAGGAGGTACCCACAAGGGATTGGCTCTAGGATCCACAAGTTTGGTACAACGGATGCTGTGCTCCCTTCTACAGTGGCACCCTGCTTTCTATCTGCTCCCCCCTTCCTGTAGACCTCAAATGTCcctaactggggctggagagacagttcagcggtaaagagcactggctgctcttgcagagaaccccagtttagtccccagcaccctcgatgcagctcacaaccctctgtaactccagttccagtgggtCTGACGCCCTCtactggtctccaagggcacttcatgcacatggtgcacatacacttgcagataaagtaaaataaatctaaaaaaagaaagtctcTGGGTGAGTCACTGGGAATACTGTGTGAACAGTTGTTCTGAGGGGACACTGTGCTCCATATCTGTGGTCCCGGCTAACTGAGAGTCTGGGGATGGAGCCCCAAGCCTGGGCTGCACAACAAGACCCACTAACggaatacataaagaattaaaaaagaaaaaaaaacaggtatggtggtacatgcctattctgctttgttttttaagagagcacagcatgaagcccaggctggccttgaactcctgatccacctgcctccactctGAGTTGCTGGGATGACAGTTGTGTCCTCCACACCCTACAAATACTGGGGACTTTCATCCAAGTTGGTGGGATCTCTGGGTGTAGAGCCTGAGGGTGGGGAGCTGGGCTGTGAACAGCCTGTGCATGTTCACTAAGGACTCAGCCTGGAATTTATTCCCTCCTGGAACCGCACTGGCCAGACCCCGGCCCTGTACCTTGAAGGCTTCCCGTCGCTGGTACTCCAGTTTGGCCATCTCCTCGGCCACCCAGCCCGGGATGTCAGGGATGGCCGCATGGATGAGGTACTTGACTAGCAAAGCCAAGTGCTGTGGGGGGCAGAAAAGGGGGCTGCAGACTCAGGGATGCCTGGCTTctccccccagcccctcccaggcccaccagccccacctctaGCACCACCACAGACACGATGGCCCCCTCCGGGCTCAGCCAGGGGAAGAGACGCTGCAGCTGGCCACACTGGCCGATGAGGTAGCAGTTCACCACGATGGCCAGCACACCCATCGCCTCCATGACCTTCTGCAGAGGAGACAAGAGGCTCAGGGCTGGGTCAAGCCACAGACTGCCATCCCCTCTGGGCCTTCCGGACTGGCCCACCTGCCACTGGCCAATGCTCTCCACACGCTGTCCAAAGGGCCGCTGTAGGCCGGTGCATAGCTTGAAGGCGTCGCTTCGGATCTCAATCAGGTTGTTGACTAGGGCACACAGGGCAGCCagtgggaaggcagaggagaagagTACCACGTAGCCAAACTGCACAAACATCTCCTGGTAGTCCTGGAACGTGTCCTGAGGACAGGGGCTCCCATCAGGCTTGCACTGCCCCCTCAATTCATCACACTGGGCGCAGACTCCCTCCCCATCTCAGATTCTACCTGCACAAGTCCAAGGGCCACGACTGCCAGCGGGCTCTCGCGCTCACCGCACCAGGGGTCCCATGTTCACCCTGACACCTCCACTTGCAAACCTGCCTCCACCTTCACATgcaatgttgtggaatattattttaagatgtgttacatctctttatgctgtggagcatttgtttaatgatgcaaagatgtgttgtattcttttatgttgcatttgttttaattctgtgaggctgtgttactttgcttgtcaaACACACCGAATGATCTAATGAAAagatgaatggtcaatagcaaggcaggagaaaggataggtggggctggcaggaagagagaataaacagaaggaaaaatcagGGAGAAAGGAGTTCAAGGAACAAGAAAGGGAacgagcaagaaaagaaggggccagccacccagccacacacctaataagaaggaaagaaaagatatacaaatagagaaaagtaaaatcccagaggcaaaatgtagacagttttactttaagaaaagctggctagaaacaagccaagctaaggccgggcatttataagtaagaattaagtctccatgtgtgatctatttgggagctgggtgacaggctCCCCTAAagaccaaagagtaaaaacaaccaacaacagtgcactcctgactgtaacaacaacaa contains:
- the Dda1 gene encoding DET1- and DDB1-associated protein 1 isoform X1, which gives rise to MSRRAGPPHGPMTRGAVAIGVSCAAAGSGCAAATGKEAAAAVAAGAAEDADDDFLKGLPVYNKSNFSRFHADSVCKASNRRPSVYLPTREYPSEQIIVTEKTNILLRYLHQQWDKKNAAKKRDQEQVEAEGESSAPPRKVARTDSPDMPEDT
- the Dda1 gene encoding DET1- and DDB1-associated protein 1 isoform X3, coding for MADFLKGLPVYNKSNFSRFHADSVCKASNRRPSVYLPTREYPSEQIIVTEKTNILLRYLHQQWDKKNAAKKRDQEQVEAEGESSAPPRKVARTDSPDMPEDT
- the Dda1 gene encoding DET1- and DDB1-associated protein 1 isoform X2 gives rise to the protein MATCVSMGWPIGARRARMSRRAGPPHGPMTRGAVAIGVSCAAAGSGCAAATGKEAAAAVAAGAAEDADDGRLSERLAGLQQEQLQQVPRGLRVQGLVIVTEKTNILLRYLHQQWDKKNAAKKRDQEQVEAEGESSAPPRKVARTDSPDMPEDT